A genomic region of bacterium contains the following coding sequences:
- a CDS encoding FAD/NAD(P)-binding protein has product MTDRPAENPYKPIPVRLVKSWIETDDKNIKSFLFEFVNPEDKEKFKYLPGQFCQISVWGKGEAPFGIASSPTEGDKLLFTVNKIGTLTNKMHATPDGTILGLRGPLGNWYPVDEFKGHDVVIVGGGYAFTTLRSLFLYLVHPDHRNDYGKITVLYGARTPGLFLYKEDIAKWSEYSNVEIVLTIDNPYDGWDGRVGLVPPVLKEMAPSSENAYAVVCGPPIMIRFTLPVLAELGFPKDRIYTSLEMRMKCGIGKCGRCNLGHKYICVDGPVFSMAELDGLVKDM; this is encoded by the coding sequence TTGACTGACAGACCAGCCGAAAACCCGTATAAACCAATTCCCGTAAGATTAGTAAAGTCGTGGATAGAAACCGATGACAAAAACATTAAAAGCTTTTTATTCGAGTTCGTTAATCCCGAGGATAAGGAGAAGTTTAAGTATCTTCCTGGACAATTCTGTCAAATATCAGTCTGGGGGAAGGGCGAGGCACCTTTCGGCATAGCATCGTCGCCCACAGAAGGTGATAAACTGCTTTTTACTGTAAACAAAATCGGCACACTCACGAATAAAATGCATGCCACTCCTGACGGGACGATACTCGGTCTAAGGGGTCCTTTGGGAAATTGGTATCCAGTGGACGAGTTCAAGGGGCACGATGTTGTTATAGTGGGTGGCGGCTATGCTTTCACCACACTTAGGTCGCTTTTCCTGTACCTTGTTCATCCCGACCACCGAAACGATTATGGGAAAATAACTGTCCTCTATGGTGCGAGAACGCCGGGGTTATTCCTTTATAAAGAGGACATCGCCAAGTGGAGTGAATATTCTAATGTCGAAATAGTTTTGACCATAGATAACCCATATGACGGCTGGGACGGCAGGGTAGGATTAGTTCCCCCTGTGCTTAAAGAGATGGCTCCCAGCTCAGAGAATGCTTATGCGGTGGTTTGTGGTCCGCCTATAATGATAAGGTTCACGCTTCCGGTCCTTGCGGAGCTCGGCTTTCCCAAGGATAGGATTTACACATCGCTTGAGATGCGCATGAAGTGCGGAATAGGAAAGTGCGGGAGATGTAACCTTGGACACAAGTACATCTGCGTTGATGGCCCGGTTTTCTCAATGGCGGAGCTGGACGGGCTTGTAAAGGACATGTGA
- a CDS encoding DUF3887 domain-containing protein, protein MYLRKNFGFLILLILIVLLPHLAQSTTSPEQIAEKFVELLATKNYDGAYQMMDSTMKAAMPTEKLKSTWEDIAQMFGEFKYQTKAEQTKYAQFDIIIITGHFEKGKLNIKVVINPDGEVSGLWFMPYQPKKAYDAPAYVDTTLFEEVECTVKTGDWKLPATLTLPKKEGKFPAVVLIQGSGPNDRDETVGALKPFRDIAQGLASKGIVVLRYEKRTKQYPERCAKMMDSLGLDEEVIDDAISAIELLGWAKKVDPKKIFVLGHSLGAVVAPVIAQRETLVAGIIMVCASPRKITELMLDQYKYIYTLDGKLDKDEKKRLKELKKKIKKITKGKIKPGETVLGAGKKYWDDIMSLDPIKELKKVKVPVLIVGCGRDYQVPEKDFRTFEEKLSGMENITFKFYPKLNHLLVEGEGMSTPTEYQKPGHVSEKFINDIAEWIKGH, encoded by the coding sequence ATGTATTTACGAAAAAATTTTGGTTTTTTGATTTTGTTAATTTTAATCGTATTGCTCCCCCATCTTGCCCAATCCACGACCTCGCCTGAGCAGATCGCAGAAAAATTCGTAGAATTGCTTGCAACAAAAAATTACGATGGTGCATACCAGATGATGGACTCCACCATGAAGGCTGCTATGCCAACCGAAAAGTTAAAGTCAACCTGGGAAGATATCGCCCAGATGTTCGGCGAGTTCAAATACCAGACCAAAGCTGAGCAGACAAAATATGCTCAATTCGACATAATTATCATAACAGGGCATTTTGAGAAAGGAAAACTTAACATAAAAGTTGTAATAAACCCAGATGGAGAGGTTAGCGGGCTCTGGTTTATGCCCTATCAGCCGAAAAAAGCCTACGACGCACCAGCGTATGTCGACACAACACTATTCGAGGAAGTTGAATGCACGGTTAAGACCGGCGACTGGAAACTTCCTGCCACATTAACGCTGCCAAAAAAGGAAGGCAAGTTCCCTGCTGTGGTTCTCATTCAGGGTTCTGGACCCAACGACCGCGACGAAACCGTCGGTGCTTTAAAACCGTTCAGAGACATAGCTCAAGGGCTTGCATCGAAGGGAATAGTAGTGCTCCGATATGAAAAGAGGACCAAACAATACCCCGAGCGTTGCGCCAAAATGATGGATAGCCTCGGACTTGATGAGGAAGTAATCGATGACGCCATATCAGCTATCGAACTTCTCGGTTGGGCTAAAAAAGTCGACCCCAAAAAGATTTTCGTGCTTGGACACAGCCTCGGGGCGGTGGTCGCGCCAGTAATAGCTCAAAGGGAAACGCTGGTAGCTGGTATAATAATGGTATGCGCATCCCCGAGGAAAATAACCGAACTAATGCTTGACCAGTATAAGTATATATACACGCTTGACGGAAAGCTCGACAAAGACGAGAAAAAAAGACTTAAAGAGCTTAAGAAAAAGATAAAGAAAATAACGAAAGGCAAAATAAAGCCCGGCGAAACGGTTCTTGGTGCCGGGAAAAAATACTGGGATGATATAATGTCACTTGACCCGATAAAGGAGCTTAAAAAGGTTAAGGTTCCTGTGCTTATAGTAGGCTGCGGAAGAGATTATCAGGTTCCGGAGAAGGATTTCAGAACCTTTGAGGAAAAACTTTCTGGCATGGAAAACATAACATTTAAGTTCTACCCAAAGCTGAATCACCTGCTCGTTGAAGGTGAGGGTATGTCAACGCCCACCGAATACCAGAAGCCCGGACATGTTTCGGAAAAGTTCATAAATGATATCGCAGAGTGGATAAAAGGACACTGA
- the hslV gene encoding ATP-dependent protease subunit HslV, protein MERHGTTILGIVRDGKAVIAGDGQVTLGSMVVKHNSQKVRYLADGTVLAGFSGAAADGLALLTRFEEKLSEKRDLLRAAVELAKEWRTDKFLRRLEAELAVLNKERALLITGAGDVLEPDDGIIALGSGGGYALAAARAILRHGKKMPLRQIVENAMKIASELCVYTNTNLTVLEL, encoded by the coding sequence ATGGAAAGACACGGCACAACAATACTCGGCATCGTTCGCGATGGTAAGGCGGTTATAGCAGGCGATGGTCAGGTTACATTAGGGTCGATGGTGGTTAAGCACAACTCCCAAAAAGTTCGCTATCTTGCCGATGGGACTGTGCTGGCTGGTTTTTCGGGCGCTGCAGCTGATGGCTTAGCTCTTCTTACACGGTTTGAGGAAAAACTTTCCGAGAAAAGGGATCTCTTGCGCGCCGCTGTTGAATTGGCAAAAGAATGGCGCACGGACAAGTTCCTTAGAAGACTTGAGGCTGAACTCGCGGTTCTTAACAAAGAGCGTGCACTTCTTATAACAGGTGCAGGAGATGTGTTGGAACCAGACGATGGTATTATAGCTCTTGGCTCAGGCGGCGGCTATGCGCTTGCAGCAGCAAGGGCGATATTAAGACATGGTAAAAAGATGCCGCTAAGACAAATAGTGGAAAATGCGATGAAAATAGCATCCGAGCTCTGCGTTTACACCAATACGAATTTGACAGTCTTGGAGCTTTGA
- a CDS encoding insulinase family protein produces the protein MRENGFDIHHVKLDNGVKVIATPMSGRRSVVVGVWCLSGSAYEPDDKIGISHFLEHMIFKGSRRYSAKEIVTTIERLGGSIDAYTSKQETCFHATVLGEDIDTAVDVLSDIVLHPRLTSADVEVERSVIISEIREAWENADSLAQEILPAVMFMESPLARPILGSINSVRNIKTEDLKEYWAKNFVSGNFIVAASGALDFEYFVSKVAEKFSDAKQGALKRELPPGKAKEGTITLINYDCQQVHVFVSARTFPFADERRYELALIDAILGRGSSSRLFQKVREEKGLAYNIQSFSELYTSAGLWAVYAATSPDNLTRLLESILHEIDALQTNGISERELEDAKSFVRRRLLLSSESPWNNIARAIEADIHLGRYIPLSETIERIVSVKPENVVSVANEILNRERLSILILGPVKKVDNLGFRVDEVSVTDVFPWILG, from the coding sequence ATGCGCGAGAACGGGTTTGATATTCATCATGTTAAGCTCGATAACGGTGTTAAGGTGATCGCTACCCCTATGTCGGGGCGCAGAAGCGTTGTGGTGGGAGTCTGGTGTCTTTCCGGCTCTGCATACGAACCAGACGATAAAATAGGAATAAGCCACTTTCTCGAGCACATGATATTCAAAGGGTCGCGCAGGTACTCCGCAAAGGAAATAGTAACAACTATAGAGCGACTCGGAGGCAGTATAGATGCCTACACATCCAAGCAGGAAACATGCTTTCATGCTACAGTCTTGGGCGAGGACATAGATACGGCGGTAGATGTGCTAAGCGACATAGTTCTTCATCCGAGACTTACCTCAGCCGATGTAGAGGTAGAGCGTAGCGTTATTATCTCTGAGATTCGCGAAGCTTGGGAGAATGCGGATTCGTTAGCGCAGGAGATTCTTCCAGCCGTAATGTTTATGGAAAGTCCGCTCGCAAGGCCAATCCTTGGAAGCATTAACTCCGTTAGAAACATCAAGACCGAGGACCTCAAAGAATATTGGGCTAAAAACTTCGTTTCAGGAAACTTTATAGTTGCGGCATCGGGTGCGCTCGATTTCGAATATTTTGTCTCAAAGGTAGCGGAAAAATTTTCCGATGCAAAACAGGGCGCACTTAAAAGGGAACTTCCCCCCGGCAAAGCAAAAGAGGGAACTATAACCCTCATAAATTACGACTGCCAGCAGGTTCATGTTTTCGTTAGCGCAAGAACCTTCCCATTCGCAGACGAGAGACGCTACGAGCTGGCGCTTATAGACGCAATACTTGGCAGAGGTTCCTCAAGCAGATTGTTCCAGAAGGTGAGGGAGGAAAAGGGACTGGCATATAATATTCAATCGTTCAGCGAGCTTTACACAAGCGCTGGCTTGTGGGCTGTTTACGCTGCTACATCGCCGGACAATCTTACGAGGCTGCTCGAAAGCATTCTTCACGAAATAGATGCCCTACAAACCAACGGAATTTCCGAAAGAGAGCTCGAAGACGCGAAAAGCTTTGTCAGGCGAAGGCTGCTCCTCTCAAGCGAAAGCCCATGGAACAACATCGCTCGAGCTATAGAGGCTGACATCCATCTCGGAAGATACATACCACTTTCAGAAACTATTGAACGCATAGTGTCTGTGAAACCAGAAAATGTAGTGAGTGTCGCAAATGAAATACTTAATAGAGAACGATTATCAATACTTATTCTGGGTCCCGTTAAAAAAGTCGATAATCTTGGATTTAGGGTTGACGAAGTAAGCGTTACGGATGTGTTTCCGTGGATTTTGGGATAA
- a CDS encoding YbbR-like domain-containing protein — protein MNWSKVLLIIVSIIIALLLWFHVVTERTYTYTYTFPVLTTGTLPKEYVIANELPESLRVVLRGKGKYLLNQIFNPGKIFIDLSKLSYGEKRYIITKDDLLLVSSRLQLVRVEPTNELRIFVDRISTRQIPIRSRLTIIPEPGFTVVGDPEFSPESVIVYGPERDIKAIKEVYTLPETLGGYNISTTVRVPLQRFAAQIKLNVDTVIAKINIEPLAQKTLSKVYVNIVGGPPKSGYTIPRFITVKLSGAKDSIENLRKSRVQAIVDYQSALKSKSGKVAPIIITPPGVQAVATIPESVKVVITKRITPEGK, from the coding sequence ATGAATTGGTCTAAGGTGCTTCTCATAATAGTATCGATAATAATAGCTCTGCTTCTTTGGTTCCATGTGGTTACCGAAAGGACATATACTTATACATATACTTTTCCTGTGCTTACTACGGGCACTCTGCCCAAAGAATATGTTATCGCTAATGAGCTTCCCGAAAGCTTAAGAGTAGTTCTTCGCGGAAAGGGCAAATACCTTCTTAACCAGATTTTCAATCCCGGAAAAATTTTCATAGACCTTTCCAAACTTTCCTATGGTGAGAAAAGGTACATAATAACCAAAGACGATTTGCTTCTCGTGTCATCGCGGTTGCAGCTCGTTCGAGTTGAACCCACGAACGAACTGAGAATTTTTGTGGACAGAATCTCGACAAGGCAGATTCCTATCCGTTCGAGATTAACAATAATCCCTGAACCGGGATTCACTGTGGTTGGCGACCCCGAATTCAGCCCAGAATCAGTGATAGTTTACGGACCCGAACGCGATATAAAAGCCATAAAAGAGGTTTATACGCTCCCCGAAACGCTTGGTGGATACAACATCTCGACCACTGTAAGGGTTCCGTTGCAAAGATTCGCAGCACAAATAAAGCTTAATGTCGATACAGTTATAGCCAAAATAAACATTGAGCCACTGGCACAAAAAACGCTCAGCAAAGTTTATGTGAACATAGTTGGTGGTCCCCCCAAATCGGGCTACACAATACCAAGATTTATCACGGTAAAATTAAGCGGTGCAAAGGACAGCATCGAGAACCTGCGAAAAAGCAGAGTTCAAGCGATAGTGGACTATCAGAGCGCGTTAAAATCAAAGAGCGGTAAAGTCGCACCGATAATAATAACACCACCGGGGGTGCAGGCTGTGGCAACAATACCCGAAAGCGTTAAGGTGGTTATAACAAAGAGGATCACGCCAGAGGGGAAATGA
- the tsaD gene encoding tRNA (adenosine(37)-N6)-threonylcarbamoyltransferase complex transferase subunit TsaD, with the protein MIVLGIETSCDETAVSIVSGRKVLSEKIYSQEIHAKYGGVVPELASRDHIKKLFPLTREAFSDAGLTPQDIEGVAVSAGPGLPGALLVGTTFAKGLATALNIPIIAINHLEGHIFIIRLLYDLPTPFLALLVSGGHTELVLVKEWGEYDVLGTTRDDAAGEAFDKAAKALGLPYPGGPSIEKLAKNGNPKAFEFPRAMLKSGDLDFSFSGLKTALINMLRKLNKNEVENRLADIAASFQEAVVDSLIVKLADAVRLTGTKYVALVGGVAANERLREKVSELGVKLYAPPKKYCTDNATMIACAGEFYLEKGVSSPLTFSIKPNWGLQ; encoded by the coding sequence ATGATAGTCTTGGGAATAGAGACATCGTGTGACGAGACCGCAGTCTCCATAGTTTCTGGGAGGAAAGTTCTTTCGGAGAAGATTTACAGCCAGGAAATTCACGCGAAATACGGGGGAGTGGTCCCAGAGCTTGCAAGCCGCGACCACATAAAAAAACTTTTCCCGCTAACGCGCGAGGCATTCTCGGACGCTGGGTTGACCCCGCAGGATATAGAAGGTGTGGCGGTTTCGGCGGGTCCAGGTTTACCCGGCGCATTGCTCGTGGGAACCACCTTCGCAAAAGGATTAGCCACAGCACTTAACATTCCGATAATAGCCATTAATCATCTTGAGGGACACATTTTCATAATACGGCTTCTCTACGACTTACCCACCCCCTTTTTGGCGCTTTTGGTTTCTGGGGGTCATACTGAACTCGTGCTCGTTAAGGAATGGGGCGAATACGATGTTTTGGGCACAACCCGAGACGATGCCGCCGGCGAAGCTTTCGACAAAGCCGCCAAAGCTCTCGGATTGCCATACCCAGGCGGACCATCGATAGAAAAATTAGCTAAAAACGGCAACCCCAAAGCCTTTGAGTTTCCTCGCGCTATGCTGAAATCTGGTGACCTCGATTTCTCGTTTTCAGGACTTAAGACAGCGTTAATAAACATGCTTCGCAAACTAAATAAGAACGAAGTAGAAAATCGATTGGCTGACATAGCCGCATCGTTTCAGGAAGCTGTCGTGGATTCGCTCATAGTAAAACTTGCCGACGCCGTAAGATTAACGGGAACAAAATATGTTGCGCTTGTTGGCGGTGTCGCTGCGAACGAAAGGTTGAGAGAGAAGGTCTCCGAGCTTGGCGTTAAGCTATACGCACCACCAAAAAAATACTGCACCGATAACGCTACAATGATAGCTTGTGCAGGGGAATTCTATCTTGAGAAAGGCGTGAGTTCGCCGCTTACATTTAGTATAAAACCCAACTGGGGGCTTCAGTAG